The following are encoded in a window of Gemmatimonadota bacterium genomic DNA:
- a CDS encoding HPr family phosphocarrier protein, which produces MTDRIVTGVAHVGIRQGLHARPGHTLVQVANRFASRIDLTCVETGTQADARSLMDVLLLGAAEGTTLWIRAEGPDADQAVRALQRALDAISDGREFDV; this is translated from the coding sequence GTGACGGATCGCATCGTGACGGGCGTGGCGCATGTGGGCATCCGTCAGGGACTACACGCCCGGCCGGGTCACACGCTGGTGCAGGTCGCGAACCGTTTTGCGTCCCGCATCGACCTCACGTGCGTGGAAACCGGCACGCAGGCGGATGCCCGCTCACTCATGGACGTGCTGCTGCTGGGCGCGGCGGAAGGCACGACGCTCTGGATCCGGGCCGAAGGACCGGACGCGGATCAGGCGGTACGGGCGCTGCAGCGAGCGCTGGACGCGATCTCGGACGGGCGCGAATTCGACGTGTGA